TGGCAGGAGTTCTGGTCAGCGTTTTGGCCGGATTCATTAACGGCATAACCGTGGTCGGTTTGCGATTGGTACCGTTCATCGTAACGCTGGGAACCATGGGCATTTTTCGGGGCCTGGCAAAGGGATTGGCGCAAGAGAAAGACATTTACCCTCGCGAAGATACCTGGCTCACTCGCCTCATGGACCCCACGCTTACTTCACATGATCCTCATTGGCGCGCGTGGATTCTCCCTCCGGGGGTGTGGATTTTAATCATCGCCGCTATCGTGGCGGCGCTCGTCCTCCGGTATACCAAGCTTGGGCGGTATATTTTCGCCATCGGCTCCAATGAGGAGACAGCCCGCCTGTGTGGTGTGCCGGTTGGTCGTGTGAAGATTGTCACCTACACCCTGGGCGGACTTTTCACTGGACTGGCAGGTCTCATGCAGTTCTCGTTTATCGGGGGCATCGGACAGCCTACCTCGGCCATCGCCTACGAACTGTTCGTGATTGCCGCCGTGGTCATTGGCGGAGGAAGTTTGATGGGCGGCCAGGGCTCCATCTTGGGAAGTGTC
This is a stretch of genomic DNA from Thermogutta terrifontis. It encodes these proteins:
- a CDS encoding ABC transporter permease, with the protein product MKLPNLANSFRFTRDMWSSPWVTAIGRFAALVAVFLFFAVLVEGGKFYTPRNLENILRQSAVYATAALGMTMIIIAGGIDLSVGSMIALSVVTVAWILDYHYAVPGSQGQVETVYLIHRWPVLLPWIALVAGVLVSVLAGFINGITVVGLRLVPFIVTLGTMGIFRGLAKGLAQEKDIYPREDTWLTRLMDPTLTSHDPHWRAWILPPGVWILIIAAIVAALVLRYTKLGRYIFAIGSNEETARLCGVPVGRVKIVTYTLGGLFTGLAGLMQFSFIGGIGQPTSAIAYELFVIAAVVIGGGSLMGGQGSILGSVIGALIITILYMGGQQMGWPKWVQETVIGMIIIAAVVIDRLRQQATT